The following proteins are encoded in a genomic region of Brachypodium distachyon strain Bd21 chromosome 1, Brachypodium_distachyon_v3.0, whole genome shotgun sequence:
- the LOC100823652 gene encoding uncharacterized protein LOC100823652: protein MRAAAQIDPSPSPAALAKSRLKRLFERQVLRVSPAERLPLPSVPAAGGEKDDLEPSSVCLDGMVRNFLEDGGERAAAAAPRCINCFNGGEASDDDDDTAEASAMLDAAETIKGLVRCASLRERNLLADVATLVEHHRAAGARKRGLLRLLAASLRGTGGGGYDAALCVSRWEKSPTHPAGEHAYIDVLLPACSDRGERERVLVDVDFRSQFEVARPTKAYRAVLQRLPGAFVGTEDRLRLLVAAAADSARASLRQRGLHLPPWRKPEYMRAKWLSPYEREAPPPPPDDPGNELADTGEGGGDGQSV from the exons ATGAGGGCCGCCGCGCAGATCGATCCGTCCCCGTCCCCGGCTGCGCTGGCCAAGTCGCGGCTGAAGCGGCTTTTCGAGCGGCAGGTGCTGCGGGTCTCGCCGGCGGAGCGGCTCCCGCTCCCGTCTGTTCCCGCCGCCGGAGGGGAGAAGGATGATCTGGAGCCTAGCTCGGTGTGCCTGGACGGCATGGTGCGGAACTTcctcgaggacggcggcgagagggccgcggcggccgcccccCGCTGCATCAACTGTTTCAACGGCGGCGAGGCCTcggatgacgacgacgacaccgCCGAGGCGTCCGCCATGCTGGACGCCGCAGAGACCATCAAG GGTCTCGTCCGCTGCGCGAGTCTCCGGGAGCGGAACCTCCTGGCGGACGTCGCCACGCTCGTGGAGCACCAccgcgcggcgggggcgaggaAGCGGGGCCTGCTCCGGCTCCTGGCAGCGTCCCtccgcggcacgggcggcggcggctacgacGCTGCGCTCTGCGTCTCCCGCTGGGAAAAGTCCCCCACCCACCCGGCCGGCGAGCACGCCTACATCGACGTCCTCCTCCCGGCCTGCAGCGaccgcggcgagcgcgagcggGTCCTCGTGGACGTCGACTTCAGGTCCCAGTTCGAGGTCGCCCGCCCCACCAAGGCCTACCGCGCCGTGCTGCAGAGGCTTCCTGGGGCGTTCGTCGGCACGGAGGACCGCCTGCggctcctcgtcgccgccgccgcggactcCGCGCGCGCCAGCCTCAGGCAGCGCGGCCTCCACCTCCCGCCGTGGCGGAAGCCCGAGTACATGCGCGCCAAGTGGCTCTCCCCCTACGAGCGCgaggctcctccgccgccgcccgatgaCCCCGGCAATGAGCTCGCCGACACCGGCGAGGGAGGTGGAGATGGACAGAGTGTTTAA